One genomic segment of Chitinivibrionales bacterium includes these proteins:
- a CDS encoding glycosyltransferase: MRKILPALKFRAVKKHTFDIIHYHGDDYLSRGSCNRVRTFYGSSFYEAIFAAKIPRFFYHALFYLLELISCTRKGCKVGISKMTCRVLPGVMPVISCGVPLNKYCPGTKKTAIPTLLFIGDMWSRKRGRDVIGAFNSIREDIFPEAMLTVVGPEQITGENIICKIGLSEEELIEEYRKSWVYCMTSSYEGFGVPMVEAMACGTAVVARNIAGAREIVAHNYNGLLYHKDSFRDILVRVLSDQHLRTRLVRNGLKTAAKYDIQQTAQEYLQLYESIRLETA; encoded by the coding sequence ATGAGAAAAATTCTTCCTGCTCTTAAATTCAGAGCTGTAAAGAAACATACATTTGATATCATTCATTATCATGGTGATGATTACCTTTCCAGGGGATCCTGTAATCGTGTGCGGACATTTTATGGCTCATCTTTCTATGAAGCGATTTTTGCCGCGAAAATTCCCCGTTTTTTTTATCATGCCCTTTTCTATCTCCTCGAACTAATTTCATGTACAAGAAAGGGCTGCAAAGTCGGGATATCAAAAATGACCTGTCGTGTATTACCGGGAGTAATGCCTGTCATATCATGCGGCGTGCCGCTTAATAAGTATTGTCCCGGAACAAAGAAAACAGCCATTCCAACACTCCTTTTTATCGGTGATATGTGGAGCCGGAAAAGAGGTCGTGATGTCATCGGTGCGTTTAATTCCATACGAGAAGACATATTTCCGGAGGCCATGTTGACGGTTGTCGGTCCCGAACAAATAACAGGAGAAAATATCATCTGTAAAATAGGTCTTTCCGAGGAGGAATTAATCGAGGAATACAGAAAAAGCTGGGTATACTGCATGACTAGTTCTTATGAAGGCTTTGGGGTCCCGATGGTTGAGGCCATGGCCTGTGGAACGGCGGTGGTTGCGCGGAATATTGCAGGGGCTCGGGAAATCGTGGCACATAATTATAATGGTTTACTTTACCACAAAGATAGTTTCAGGGATATTCTTGTTCGTGTTCTTTCAGATCAACACTTGCGGACGCGACTTGTCCGGAATGGTTTGAAAACAGCGGCAAAATATGATATACAACAAACAGCGCAAGAATATTTACAGCTCTACGAAAGTATTCGTTTAGAAACTGCATGA